The DNA sequence aaaaatttataacatTAGTTTATTTGTAAATCTAGTTTATTTGTAATATTTAGaacattatttaaaaaatgcATACAAAAGACTAAAGAGGATAATTCCAATTTtctaagaatttttttttacattatccacctaaaaaaaattagcttatctaaaattatcaaatttgagtgatataacaattttatttatgtaaaatcttatctctaaaattatttttttattttatctctatTTTTGGTGAATTTTATATAGCGAATATTGATTTTATGAGgatgaaaatatgatatatttttttagaaatattttttcaaaataacattttaaagcccaaaataatagttttattcttcttactttttctaaaataattattctaataaataataatgatgataaaTTTATGTACAACAGACATATAATTTcacttatattttaaaaaaatatgactCTATACGTtacatttaaataattaaaattaagacTCTATACTATACACatatattttaagattttaacaATGCAAAGTCCCGGTAAATGTTTTAAGATTCTATATTACATTAGTAATGGAATGTCTTTAGAAGTTAGAATATTCATTGATTTAGTTGATTCACAAGAAGTATTCATAAGCTGAGCCAACAAACACAACACCTTTCTCTCTTATCTTTCTTCTCTTCACCCTTTCTAAACAAGCTGGATTCATATATCCTGatcaataacaaaaaaaaagaaatactgtaaaaaagaaattaaagagtgGTGGTTAGTAACATATATAggataaataaattaaacttatttaaataattCTTGTTTTATATGTGACAATCAATCATTATATTTGGAatgtatgaaaaaaaaaaaaagaaattatttttaaatgatataattacaaaaatatgtataaaatatttatttatattatttgatatgtgataattgtgattaacttggtaaaaaaattactataattcaaaaacaatatttttgcTTATAAGTTGTTTTTTGAGCAAGTctgtcttttctttttcctgtTTTCCAAACATGCTCTTATCCAAtcattttttcatattttttttttaaaattaattaaatagcaTTGGATtgtaataaactaataatatatatatacagtAGTATATACTTGGCATGAATTACATGACAAATCCATCAATAAGAATTGCATGCCAAAGTAGTAGTCTCATCTAAGATTCAAGGTATCCAAGTTTAACCTCAAACCTAATTCATACCTTCCTTCAATAACGAGAATAGAATAATTACTTACTATTGTGCATGCCAGAATAGTATAAAATAACAATGGCTGCACAATAGAGCAATATCTTCTTTCTAACAAGCAAATATGGCGCACAATACATCCTCTGATTCTGATAATGAAATTATCACAACACAGTCAAAGATCTTTCCCCATGGAAAATCAATACATGAAGTTCTTGGAGGAGGAAAAGGTACTTGTTACTTTTGATTCATGTTGGagaatataataataagaaaCAAAAGGAAAGGGATAAAAAAGTACACGCTTCATAATTGATGATAAAATATTACAAAGCCATGTGTGTTTTACTGTTTTCACCTGTGTCATGTGAGATGCAAAAGTAATTAATctttttttctaattatttcTTGTAGTTGAATGAATTGATTATATTATTTGGTTGCTGAATTTTCAGTGGCAGATGTGTTATTATGGAAAGATAGAAATGTATCAGCTGCAATTTTGGTTGGGATTACAGCTATTTGGTTTCTGTTTGAGGTTGTTGAGTACAATTTCGTGACACTTATTTCTCACATTTCCATCACCACAATGCTAGTACTCTACATATGGTCCACGGTTGCTGATATCTTTAAATGGTAACCATTTTGACTTGAGTCATATATTAGACTAAATTCTTATAGTGGTACTTAAGATTCacaacttttattattttagtcttttatatttaaaatttgctATATTGATGAATTTGAGATCCAGCTTCAGGCATCAATATCAATTCTTAGACTCTTTCCGACGTTGAATCAATAAACAAAATGCTGAGCTAGCTTTGACTTGTCACGCTAGACACATGgctaaatgatatttttggttaTAGTTCTTAACTAAGGCAAAAGCGAAGTTGTTTTGGAGAATGGAGATATAATGATTTACACATTATATAaactctttttcctcttttcgTTTTTGCCTTGTTTAAGTGACAAAACAAAATGACGCTATGTAGTCCTATGTCTAAATGTGACAAGTCAAAGTCAACTCAACACTTAGTTCATTAATTCAATACTAGAAAAGATTTAGGAACCAATATAGTTCTAAAAATGAATTTCAGAGACtagtataaattaattttaaatttaaagagCTATAGTGAAAACTGTAAATTTGAGGACTACTTTATTACTCAACAATAAATTTATCTTCATTAATTTCACTAGTTATAGTTATAGAGCATTACTTTTATATAATGTCtccaaataatttaaaaattaatatgctaaaaaaattatatatctgGCACGTGGTGATACACAGGAATGGTCCCAAGATTCCGGAAACTATTTTGAAAGATTCTTTCTTTGAAGATCTGGCTTTCAATTTGCAGAGAAGATTTTACCAGCTATTACAAGTGCTCTTCCACATTTCATGTGGAACAGACCTACCACGGTTTCTTCTAGTATGCTAATAATGATTATCCATCTATGCACTTGAAttcttaaccaaaaccaaattaaatatctaacttgtaaataaaaattttcagaTTATCATCTCCCTCTATATATTATCAGAAATTGGAAACTACTTCAGCTTTATCAATCTGCTATACATTGGTTAGAACTCAACTCCTACACTTTGTTTCTTTGTCAAGATATTTGATACTGCAGAATAAGTGCATTAACTTTTGTCTTTTCATGTTTATGATCACAAGGTTCTATCTGCATCCAAACACTGCCAATTGTATATGATAGATACGAGGAAGAAATTAGGAATTTGGCTGAACATATCATGATAGATATTAGGAGGAAATATAGAAGGTTTCAGAAGACATATCTGAACAAAATTCCCAGAGGACCGGTCAAGGAAAAGAAGATCAAATAAAATTACAATCCGACCATACTTTATAAACTGGATGAAAaaatatcatcatcattctcatgtCAAGTGTTGGTATATAtccatatatgtatatagaaaTTCCCTTAAGAATAATATAAGGGACTAGGATCACAACACTGTCGCAGTTTCCAACATCAACCAACAATAACCATATTTAGTCCTCATTTATTTAAGTCTCCAATTAAAGTGAAAAACATTAAACTAGTTGCCGCTTCCCCAAGTACAAAAATAAATGTCTTTGTTGGTTAAGCTTATTTATGAAAGTGTCAATTAAAACATGTGTGCCAATTTTAAACTCTAGCTGGAATTAAAGTATTAACCATTTAGACTCGCATCACATGATTTGTGTGTGAGAAACGGCAAGCCATACTAATTAGTTTCCACTAccataatttttaatttcatgACGAGAACAATGGAGCAGTAAGGTCCAGTAATCACATTTATACTTTTTCTAGAACAAAAATTCCTTCAATTATTATGCTAATCCACTGTATAATAGAGACACATTTTAGGCCCAACTTTTGTACCAATATTGAAGGGTGTTACGTGTCAGTGCAATGCGTCAAACCTATAAAGTCAAGCTAACAATGtgctttgttttttttttccttcttttgtCCAAAGTAGTTATCTGACTATATATAAATGCTGAGTTAAATTAATATCATTTTTGTGGTGGGGGGTTTCCaagaaatgaagaaattaaTCTTGGTGTATACTGCTGATACCACTGTGTAGGGAAATATGAAGAGCTTTTGGCATTTATGGTCCAAACACCCATTCCAAGTTATGATaacaattaacaagaaaaaaaaaattataatacatGAAGTTATTTAATAAAAGTTGCCAGAATCATGATATAAGTCAAGATGGCCGAGTTGGTCTAAGGCGCCAGTTTCAGGTACTGGTCCGAAAGGGCATGGGTTCGAATCCCATTCTTGACAATGTATTTTTACttattatgtttttaatatCCATACATCTAAAGCCTACGACTGTACTCTTGTTTTGGCTTCATACACAATTTGGTTTAACGTCATAAAAAATATCACCTGAATCAATGTCAAAACATAAAGAATGCTCCGGAAACATCCCATTCCATAATCCTGCTTTTGTCAGAACATACAACTATACATTGTGTATCATGGCCTCACGCGAAACAGACACAATCACACAACATTCAACAACTAACAGAAACTCAACCAGGTTAACCACGCATCTCCAACATGGTTGCTGATGTGGAGAGCGCATGCTAGAATATGAACAAAGGTTACCATTGGCAGGCTTACCTTCATGCTTCTCAACAAATAATGCTTCGTTTGTCTTAGTTTATGCTCCCTATTTCCACATTTCACACCAACTGCTTTTGGAAGagtgcattaaaaaaaattcaacatgGAGATTCAGATTAGGGACTTCGTTCAAAATGAGTCAGTGATGTTTAGGTCAATATCGGCCATCCCAAGTAATAGACACGAACTCAAATGATTGCTCAGTTACTATGTAATCCGAAGCCATAAGCGGTGGCGATTATATATCACAGgtgctttttcaaaaaataaaatattattgcaATATTGAGCGCCTTGAACGGAACGGTAAAAAATTGGTCACCTGCtgctgctgttttttattcattCATTATTTATTCATGTTCCCTAATCAAAGGTTTGGTGCACTTGAATTCCAAGTAACTTGATCGGATCTAAACCGTAGAAAAAGGCGTTTAAAGGTAAACAAAGTCAAATTCTGTTTGCATTTAGCCTTCGTATTGACTATCCATTGCGCTTCGGCAACCACCAATCAATGTCCCAACGGCTTCTACAGAAACAAAGCTAGCACTAATAATCTTTGCCATATCTTCTTTTCGAGCAACACTTTTAGTTTAGGTATTCACTGTGCAATTCAAATAATTGAACAGCTACAAAGTAATTTTTAGTCAGTATCCAAGTGACCGTCAGTTGTATTTATTTACACATAAAAACATTTTATTGGTGAAAAAGCAAACAAAACTTTGAAGCATGATAAAAACCAATTACTTAGCATACAACACCTGCTAAAGGTAAATTATCGGCGATGCCTATCTCTAAATATCAAAGATACGACTAAAGAACAGCTCAGTGCACTGAATCTCCTTCCGTTATGGCGTACTCGGAGAATCAAATGTTACAACCTCAGCCCACCATGCGGAAAAGGCTATTGCCGCAACTTTGGCTCACAATATAACTCCGGTGTAAAAAGGAAAGATCAAAATCACAGAAGTAGAATGGGAGCAGTGACAAATTAAGGCGGGTGAAAGGTGGGTCCGAAATTCGTACATCAGACCTGAAGAACCTCAAGCAGGCACCTGATTAGATTCTTGCAATCTCTTGATCGACTTTGCTCGCAACCTCTCCATGAAAGCAGGATTGGCTTGGAGCCTTCCCTTCACGTATGAAGCCCGTGCATCATCCACCAGTTTGTTAGCTTTGCCAGCCTCCTCAATGAGATTGAGAAGAGTTCTTAAGCAGTCCTTTCTGTTTTCTTCccgatgttcaaaccttcaaaatACAGAAAGGATTCCAAACACAAATCAGAAAATTGAACGAAATAGTCTATGAATGAAAATTATAGGTATAACACTTTACCTCTCACTGGTAATTGTAAGCTCGTCTTTTCCTGGATGATATCGTTTCCCTACCAATTCTCTCAGCCGGCGAAACTGGTACTTTGAGAGTCCGAGCTCCTTCACAGTTACAGATAGTTTCACTTTCCTGTTCTTTGGATGCCAAGCATCACCACCAGGTGCAAAGACTACCCGTGTCTGCCACCGGAGAATCGGGCCTTCGCCAGGTGGGTCATCTAAATCCTTTTTCTTGTCTGGGACAGCTGTACCATCGCAAGACTGGGCCTCCTGTGTTTCCATTATCTTCATGTACTCAGCAACCATCTCATCCTCAAACTTCTTAAACTGTTCATAAGCTTCTTCGGGTTCCAGCTCTCCTCTCTCACACATGTCCCCAAGctcattaaattttatttccaCCTTCTTTTTTATCTCATCTATATGAAATTTCACACCAAAACGAGAAATGAAAAAGCAGCATAGTCAGCAAACATAAGTCACCCAATGTCGAAtttgaaaactaaattttaaCTCAAAAAATGCAAAGATAATAACAGAAAAGGCACAAGCAAGAAGATAAGAATTGGTGCCTACAGAATTATTGCCTTTCACACTGCACATTGAAGTTATTACTTATTACCAACCTATTTATAATAGCCCTGAATGTAATTAACACTGCACACTAAACTAATCATTTTTAGAGCACTAAAGAGAATGAATCATGTATTAATCAGTACAATTTCTAAACAAGAATCGGCGGCATACCGGGGAGAAGTTTGTCCCAGCTGAGCATATCCTCGAGAATCTCTTCACACTCCTTGGTGTCCCTAAGGATGCCATGCTTGACCCCATCCTCAACGATCTCATCCCACTTCTTCTCGTCCATGTTGAAGAACTCATCCTTGACCATCCTCTTCATGACGATATCCCTAGCATTGTAGAGGTCATCGATCTCCTCATCAGTCTCCACTAGGTCCTCGAAATCGTcctcgaaatccttgtcatcgACGTCATCGATGGGCTCCATACGAAGGCTGTCCATGAGCTCGTCGTCGGTGTCCTCGTGCTTCCCGGAGAGCTTCCGCAGCATGATTGCCTCCATGATGGACGGAAGAACCTGGTTATCGCCCTTGAAGTAACTCACCATCAACTCTTTCAGCTCTGCCAGAACCGAAAAGAATGCATAAATATACAGATTCATTTGGTGGATTTAGAGAGGGAAATGATTGAAAGGGGGTTGTGTACCTTTGTTGCTCACGTCCTTGATATCGAGGGCGGCGTCGTTTTTGGTTTCATTGGAGGAGTCGTTGGTGTCGGAGGAGAAGAGCCTGAGTCGGGGGCGGGTTGCGGCGGCGAAAGGAGAGGGGAGTGAGGTggtggaggaagaagaaggaggaggggGGCGGAGGAGAAGGTTGCGAGAGAAGAGGGAAGCACTTCGGAGAAGGGTGCGTCTCATGGCGGTGTCTAGGGTTTCACTTTCACTGCTGAGCTGATCGCACTGAtgtcttcctcttttcttcttcttccttttgtttaatttaatttgttaagaatttatgtttttttttttatttcaaggAAATATTATTGCATAGACTTAAATCAAAATTGATTTGAGATAGCAATTTCTTTTACTATTTGATGTACAATTAATTAGCAAACCAACTTTACTTTATTGTCAGTGCCTCTAATATAACTATTACCAAGGTCAAAGCGTCATCAGTTAAAACCATAAAATATAGGGGCATCTAGTGTATAGATGCATTTGTAAAGATGTTTGTCTTTTATGgttatttgttgtttttaaaagcgtatcactaaaagtgttgcttaaagagaaagtgttacccttaatcgttaacttggctctgataccaatttttaaaatgtaatttCTATTAACTCTTCGTAAAGTTTTAaaatgtaatttctttttcaaaatttctattaACTCTTCGTAGTTTgcttttataatttgtatagatttggttggtggtactttataatttgcagtttcataatcaaaagtattgaccatttctactattactaattctgatttttatagtttttcaatcttgttttaatttataacattcttttttgcatggattattgtatataagatcttttatctgtttgtccttttctttaatataatttttcaaatcctcaaaaacttcttttatttctacactttctgttgtttctaaatatctttttaatttttcaacttcattttccattttttctttcaacagctttaattcttttaagtcataatatggttttccgggcatttataaattttttaagtttagctctaacttgtttatatttgttcttatttctatcatttttattataaggtcattaatttcgaattgaagattatttaattcctttttatactcctttattttactttttaattttttcgctctttttctttttattttgttttctgatttttcaatctttgtaaacttcattatttatcttagaatttctgcaaattctatcatcgattcatcactattttctagagattctattattttttctaactcttcaacttctccttttaatttgtcatagattatttttagagctttaaatgctccttgatttatttcagaaaactgtaaataattcaaccgattttctctttcaaagagctcttgtttcttgtcttggtaggttacatatattttttctttatttattgtcataacttagtgtttagggtttcatttaatttttcgaccttttttgttaattcttttatttcagaattttcttctttagactttaacttagataaacttaaagggctattaattttggattctcttatttgaaaattcgatgaaactaattttcctgatggttcttttagtaaaagaactgggttttcaatagctttatattttggtatttctgtctttacaattttctgaaataattcatcaacataaattctttctctgtttttaaatattatactatgatggctatttgttaaagcataatttattgcatatgtaattgaaaatggttcatcatcttgttccattagattctttctgtgaaatttataagccaaactta is a window from the Arachis stenosperma cultivar V10309 chromosome 3, arast.V10309.gnm1.PFL2, whole genome shotgun sequence genome containing:
- the LOC130970609 gene encoding reticulon-like protein B9, with the protein product MAHNTSSDSDNEIITTQSKIFPHGKSIHEVLGGGKVADVLLWKDRNVSAAILVGITAIWFLFEVVEYNFVTLISHISITTMLVLYIWSTVADIFKWNGPKIPETILKDSFFEDLAFNLQRRFYQLLQVLFHISCGTDLPRFLLIIISLYILSEIGNYFSFINLLYIGSICIQTLPIVYDRYEEEIRNLAEHIMIDIRRKYRRFQKTYLNKIPRGPVKEKKIK
- the LOC130966306 gene encoding uncharacterized protein LOC130966306, which gives rise to MRRTLLRSASLFSRNLLLRPPPPSSSSTTSLPSPFAAATRPRLRLFSSDTNDSSNETKNDAALDIKDVSNKELKELMVSYFKGDNQVLPSIMEAIMLRKLSGKHEDTDDELMDSLRMEPIDDVDDKDFEDDFEDLVETDEEIDDLYNARDIVMKRMVKDEFFNMDEKKWDEIVEDGVKHGILRDTKECEEILEDMLSWDKLLPDEIKKKVEIKFNELGDMCERGELEPEEAYEQFKKFEDEMVAEYMKIMETQEAQSCDGTAVPDKKKDLDDPPGEGPILRWQTRVVFAPGGDAWHPKNRKVKLSVTVKELGLSKYQFRRLRELVGKRYHPGKDELTITSERFEHREENRKDCLRTLLNLIEEAGKANKLVDDARASYVKGRLQANPAFMERLRAKSIKRLQESNQVPA